A stretch of Aeromicrobium tamlense DNA encodes these proteins:
- a CDS encoding tripartite tricarboxylate transporter permease, whose translation MDSLTNLMSGFGVVFTPENLLFVFLGVTIGTIIGVLPGLGPTATIALLLPITYSITPEAAIMMLAGVYYGSMYGGTITSVLLRIPGEAASAITALDGYEMTKQGRGGPALGIAAIGSFIGGTIAIIGLALIAPAVAAAALRFGPPEYAAITILGLVLVTYLGTKSTVKSVIAALFGLLLAAVGPDPIQGTSRFSFDMPELISGLDLVAIAMGMFGIGEIMYNLEKRLTSSGTIGTIDRILPTKQDWKDSRGPIARGTILGFPIGILPGGGGVMSSLASYAVEKKVAKDPSRFGKGAIEGVAGPETANNSSSISAFIPLLTLGLPSNAVLALILGALMMQDITPGPGMIDEHPELFWGVIASMFIGNLILLALNLPFVGLFVQLLRVRIGIIGGVALLITLIGVYTISYTQFDMWVMIIAGFVGYLMRKTGFEPAPLVLAFVLGSVMEIAFRQSLLMSDGSLSIFVTRPISGTIIAVVALVIVTSVVGAIRRRRGQGNGIIDMTKQLAED comes from the coding sequence ATGGACTCGCTGACCAACCTCATGTCGGGCTTCGGGGTCGTCTTCACCCCGGAGAACCTGCTCTTCGTCTTCCTCGGCGTCACGATCGGCACGATCATCGGCGTGCTGCCGGGTCTCGGTCCGACCGCCACGATCGCACTGCTGCTGCCGATCACGTACTCGATCACGCCCGAGGCCGCGATCATGATGCTCGCGGGCGTCTACTACGGCTCGATGTACGGCGGCACGATCACCTCGGTCCTGCTGCGCATCCCGGGCGAGGCCGCGAGCGCGATCACCGCGCTCGACGGCTACGAGATGACCAAGCAGGGACGCGGCGGACCAGCCCTCGGCATCGCCGCGATCGGCTCCTTCATCGGCGGCACGATCGCCATCATCGGTCTGGCGCTCATCGCCCCGGCCGTCGCCGCCGCCGCGCTGCGCTTCGGACCGCCCGAGTACGCGGCCATCACGATCCTCGGCCTGGTGCTGGTGACCTACCTCGGCACCAAGTCCACCGTGAAGAGCGTCATCGCCGCGCTGTTCGGCCTGCTGCTCGCCGCCGTCGGCCCCGACCCGATCCAGGGCACGTCGCGCTTCAGCTTCGACATGCCCGAGCTGATCTCCGGCCTCGACCTCGTCGCCATCGCGATGGGCATGTTCGGCATCGGCGAGATCATGTACAACCTCGAGAAGCGCCTCACCAGCTCGGGCACGATCGGCACGATCGACCGCATCCTGCCGACGAAGCAGGACTGGAAGGACTCGCGCGGACCGATCGCCCGCGGCACGATCCTGGGCTTCCCGATCGGCATCCTGCCCGGCGGTGGCGGCGTCATGAGCTCGCTCGCCTCGTACGCGGTGGAGAAGAAGGTCGCGAAGGACCCGAGCCGCTTCGGCAAGGGCGCGATCGAGGGCGTCGCCGGTCCCGAGACCGCGAACAACTCCTCGTCGATCTCGGCGTTCATCCCGCTGCTGACGCTGGGCCTGCCGTCCAACGCCGTCCTCGCGCTGATCCTCGGCGCGCTGATGATGCAGGACATCACGCCCGGCCCCGGCATGATCGACGAGCACCCCGAGCTGTTCTGGGGCGTCATCGCCTCGATGTTCATCGGCAACCTGATCCTGCTGGCGCTCAACCTGCCGTTCGTCGGCCTGTTCGTGCAGCTGCTGCGCGTGCGCATCGGCATCATCGGCGGCGTCGCGCTGCTGATCACGCTCATCGGCGTCTACACGATCAGCTACACGCAGTTCGACATGTGGGTCATGATCATCGCCGGCTTCGTCGGCTACCTCATGCGCAAGACCGGCTTCGAGCCCGCGCCGCTGGTGCTGGCGTTCGTGCTCGGCAGCGTCATGGAGATCGCGTTCCGCCAGTCGCTGCTGATGTCGGACGGCTCGCTGTCGATCTTCGTCACCCGCCCGATCTCGGGCACCATCATCGCCGTCGTCGCACTCGTCATCGTGACCTCGGTCGTCGGCGCCATCCGCCGTCGCCGCGGTCAGGGCAACGGGATCATCGATATGACCAAGCAGCTCGCGGAGGACTGA
- a CDS encoding Bug family tripartite tricarboxylate transporter substrate binding protein codes for MKKLSFAALAGVLAVSMAACGDSASSGDAEDYPAGDITMVVAYAAGGPTDLAGRAVAKQFEKDLGVSVVVENLEGASGAVGSAKVINSKPDGLTLGTTTASAISRVPTIEKVGFEAGDGTPIGVVTESPGVFFVKEDSPYKTFDDLLADAKKRPGKITVGAAGAQTPQAVELLRMGTEYDTEFKLVPFQGDAPALTGLLGDNVDVIIPSYNEQVRAQHEAGKIRPLAVMGPDRKEYLGDTPTLAESGFDKLTYGISSFIVIAPKDTPEEIVTKLEDSLEAALEDPATRKAAGELNIPAEFIGSEELQQKIDDEVKDLTPVLKQLFG; via the coding sequence ATGAAGAAACTCAGCTTCGCAGCCCTCGCCGGCGTGCTGGCGGTGTCGATGGCCGCGTGCGGCGACTCGGCCTCCAGCGGTGACGCCGAGGACTACCCGGCCGGTGACATCACCATGGTCGTCGCGTACGCCGCCGGTGGCCCGACCGACCTCGCCGGTCGCGCCGTCGCCAAGCAGTTCGAGAAGGACCTGGGCGTCTCGGTCGTCGTGGAGAACCTCGAGGGTGCCTCCGGCGCCGTCGGCTCGGCGAAGGTCATCAACAGCAAGCCGGACGGCCTGACGCTCGGCACGACCACCGCGTCGGCCATCAGCCGCGTCCCCACCATCGAGAAGGTCGGCTTCGAGGCCGGCGACGGCACCCCGATCGGCGTCGTCACCGAGTCGCCGGGCGTCTTCTTCGTCAAGGAGGACTCGCCCTACAAGACGTTCGACGACCTCCTCGCCGACGCCAAGAAGCGTCCGGGCAAGATCACCGTCGGCGCCGCCGGCGCCCAGACCCCGCAGGCCGTCGAGCTGCTGCGCATGGGCACCGAGTACGACACCGAGTTCAAGCTCGTGCCGTTCCAGGGCGACGCCCCGGCCCTGACCGGTCTGCTCGGCGACAACGTCGACGTCATCATCCCGTCGTACAACGAGCAGGTCCGCGCCCAGCACGAGGCCGGCAAGATCCGCCCGCTCGCGGTCATGGGTCCCGACCGCAAGGAGTACCTCGGCGACACGCCCACGCTGGCCGAGTCGGGCTTCGACAAGCTGACCTACGGCATCTCGTCCTTCATCGTCATCGCGCCGAAGGACACGCCGGAGGAGATCGTCACGAAGCTCGAGGACTCGCTCGAGGCCGCGCTGGAGGATCCCGCGACCCGCAAGGCCGCCGGCGAGCTCAACATCCCCGCCGAGTTCATCGGCTCGGAGGAGCTCCAGCAGAAGATCGACGACGAGGTCAAGGACCTGACACCGGTCCTGAAGCAGCTCTTCGGCTGA
- a CDS encoding MFS transporter — MGTPAAPRSTWQLLADRRFGPFVLGKGLAFTGVWIHHVVTAVLAWQFTHSAVWVAAVSVVHFIPQVVLAPVIGPLSDRSSRGRLVAYGRLFCIAGTGGLGLWLWLRGVEGTGIAGVLIFSLIAGIGFAVSGPAMQAMVSDLVHPNEVGRAVAIDSVPTMFGRAAGPAIGALLAAAFGPAAALGVAASGHVVFGVISVLIARGDKPIAATSEGGSFRAGLGYIRRNPVVAMLLLGVTAVGLGADPVVTLAPAIAHDLDAPEAFVGYIGSAFGVGALIGSGVSTFFNGGLRVQRAPAIGLTGLALGSLAVPFLDSPTAVCVAFFLAGIGFTVAFSGCTAMLHHVVPTHMRGRVMSLWVIAFMGSRPLASVLNGIVADTLGSDWAMVMMAVIVGAVAVASLPVVLRRLTRD; from the coding sequence GTGGGCACCCCCGCGGCCCCCCGCTCGACCTGGCAGCTGCTGGCCGACCGCCGGTTCGGCCCGTTCGTTCTGGGCAAGGGCCTGGCGTTCACGGGCGTGTGGATCCACCACGTCGTCACGGCGGTGCTGGCCTGGCAGTTCACCCACTCGGCGGTGTGGGTGGCCGCGGTCAGCGTCGTCCACTTCATCCCGCAGGTCGTCCTGGCCCCGGTGATCGGACCGCTGTCCGACCGCTCGAGCCGAGGCCGCCTCGTGGCCTACGGTCGCCTGTTCTGCATCGCCGGCACCGGAGGCCTCGGTCTCTGGCTGTGGCTCAGGGGCGTCGAGGGCACCGGGATCGCGGGCGTCCTGATCTTCTCGCTGATCGCGGGCATCGGCTTCGCCGTGAGCGGCCCGGCCATGCAGGCGATGGTGTCCGACCTCGTCCACCCGAACGAGGTGGGCCGCGCGGTCGCGATCGACTCCGTCCCGACGATGTTCGGCCGCGCCGCGGGCCCGGCAATCGGCGCGCTCCTGGCGGCGGCGTTCGGACCGGCGGCCGCCCTGGGCGTGGCCGCCAGCGGCCACGTGGTCTTCGGCGTCATCTCGGTCCTCATCGCGCGCGGCGACAAGCCCATCGCCGCGACGAGCGAGGGCGGCAGCTTCCGCGCCGGCCTGGGCTACATCCGCCGCAACCCCGTGGTCGCGATGCTGCTGCTCGGCGTCACCGCGGTCGGCCTCGGCGCCGATCCCGTGGTGACCTTGGCGCCCGCGATCGCCCACGACCTCGACGCCCCTGAGGCGTTCGTCGGCTACATCGGGTCGGCGTTCGGCGTCGGCGCGCTCATCGGCAGCGGCGTCTCCACCTTCTTCAACGGCGGCCTGCGGGTGCAGCGCGCCCCCGCCATCGGCCTCACCGGTCTCGCGCTGGGCTCGCTCGCCGTGCCGTTCCTCGACTCGCCGACGGCGGTCTGCGTGGCGTTCTTCCTCGCCGGCATCGGCTTCACCGTGGCGTTCTCCGGCTGCACGGCGATGCTGCACCACGTCGTCCCCACGCACATGCGCGGTCGTGTGATGTCGCTGTGGGTCATCGCGTTCATGGGCTCGCGCCCGCTCGCGTCGGTGCTCAACGGCATCGTCGCGGACACCCTCGGCTCCGATTGGGCGATGGTGATGATGGCCGTGATCGTCGGCGCCGTCGCGGTCGCGTCGCTGCCGGTGGTGCTGCGCCGGCTGACCCGCGACTGA
- a CDS encoding GntR family transcriptional regulator, with the protein MAKTTPTATGVQRCLTEIRQMIISGTLLPGQKVHQGEIAAQLNVSRIPVREALSTLQAEGVLDYKPNTGFTVARFSGEDLAEIYLMRRLLETEVVRTVDLAAVDVDELKRLNDHLKTLSANTDPDEWQSTNFDFHFLIFEPSPLKLVREEIRRLWYMSSFYRSLYIQQADSRLRVHEDHDKIIEAVKARDNEALIKLSDEHRGSTEHLLTQRLGWSRPR; encoded by the coding sequence ATGGCGAAGACCACCCCGACCGCGACGGGAGTGCAGCGCTGCCTGACCGAGATCCGGCAGATGATCATCTCCGGCACTCTCCTGCCCGGACAGAAGGTGCACCAGGGCGAGATCGCGGCGCAGCTCAACGTCAGCCGCATCCCCGTGCGCGAGGCGCTGTCGACCCTGCAGGCCGAGGGCGTCCTGGACTACAAGCCCAACACGGGCTTCACCGTCGCGCGGTTCAGCGGCGAGGACCTCGCCGAGATCTACCTGATGCGTCGCCTGCTGGAGACCGAGGTCGTCCGCACGGTCGACCTCGCGGCCGTCGACGTCGACGAGCTCAAGCGGCTCAACGACCACCTCAAGACTCTCAGCGCGAACACCGACCCCGACGAGTGGCAGTCGACGAACTTCGACTTCCACTTCCTCATCTTCGAGCCGAGCCCGCTCAAGCTGGTCCGCGAGGAGATCCGCCGGCTCTGGTACATGTCGAGCTTCTACCGCTCCCTCTACATCCAGCAGGCCGACTCGCGCCTGCGCGTGCACGAGGACCACGACAAGATCATCGAGGCGGTCAAGGCGCGCGACAACGAGGCGCTCATCAAGCTCTCCGACGAGCACCGCGGCAGCACCGAGCACCTGCTCACGCAGCGGCTCGGCTGGTCGCGTCCTCGCTGA
- a CDS encoding acyl-CoA dehydrogenase family protein encodes MDLNFTPEQQAFRRELQDWFAANGPKGRLDSPYSEPGLSQHLEWEKALFEAGYAAPGWPKEVGGMGADAWDQLIYDEEYARFRLPERLNKMGLVHGGPTVEAHGTDEQKQRFLPGILNCEDIWCQGFSEPGAGSDLAAIRTTGRINGDTMVVDGQKIWTSQGIIATTMFALVRTDPAAKGHKGLTFVIIDLRSPGVEIRPLGQLHGNPGFAEVFFENVEVPMENVIGEVGDGWRVAGTSLQLERGTGRGTHTRLEQALVDLARDTGERGSEGQVEELGRLAAWTFAYEQATYAATHEIATGRTGPDVSSIQKMLYTQIHTAVHEQHLAVLGADAEVMTDHGPDGEMFGMRRNYWHGRGAEIYAGSNEIQRNIISERMLGLPKEPRG; translated from the coding sequence ATGGACCTGAACTTCACCCCCGAACAGCAGGCGTTCCGCCGCGAGCTGCAGGACTGGTTCGCCGCGAACGGCCCGAAGGGTCGCCTCGACAGCCCGTACTCCGAGCCCGGCCTCAGCCAGCACCTGGAGTGGGAGAAGGCGCTCTTCGAGGCCGGCTACGCCGCGCCGGGCTGGCCGAAGGAGGTCGGCGGCATGGGCGCCGACGCCTGGGACCAGCTGATCTACGACGAGGAGTACGCGCGGTTCCGGCTGCCGGAGCGCCTCAACAAGATGGGCCTCGTGCACGGCGGTCCCACCGTCGAGGCGCACGGCACCGACGAGCAGAAGCAGCGCTTCCTGCCCGGCATCCTCAACTGCGAGGACATCTGGTGCCAGGGCTTCTCCGAGCCCGGCGCCGGCAGCGACCTGGCCGCCATCCGCACCACCGGTCGCATCAACGGCGACACGATGGTGGTCGACGGCCAGAAGATCTGGACCTCGCAGGGCATCATCGCCACCACGATGTTCGCGCTCGTGCGCACCGATCCCGCCGCCAAGGGCCACAAGGGCCTGACGTTCGTCATCATCGACCTGCGCTCGCCGGGCGTGGAGATCCGCCCGCTGGGCCAGCTGCACGGCAACCCGGGTTTCGCCGAGGTGTTCTTCGAGAACGTCGAGGTGCCGATGGAGAACGTGATCGGCGAGGTCGGCGACGGCTGGCGCGTGGCCGGCACGTCGCTGCAGCTCGAGCGCGGCACGGGCCGCGGCACGCACACGCGCCTGGAGCAGGCGCTGGTCGACCTCGCCCGCGACACGGGTGAGCGCGGCTCCGAGGGCCAGGTCGAGGAGCTCGGCCGGCTCGCGGCGTGGACCTTCGCCTACGAGCAGGCCACGTACGCCGCGACGCACGAGATCGCCACGGGCCGCACCGGCCCGGACGTCTCCAGCATCCAGAAGATGCTCTACACCCAGATCCACACGGCGGTCCACGAACAGCACCTCGCGGTGCTCGGCGCGGACGCCGAGGTCATGACCGACCACGGTCCCGACGGCGAGATGTTCGGCATGCGCCGCAACTACTGGCACGGGCGGGGCGCCGAGATCTACGCCGGGTCCAACGAGATCCAGCGCAACATCATCTCCGAGCGGATGCTCGGACTGCCGAAGGAGCCGCGCGGATGA
- a CDS encoding acetate--CoA ligase family protein, giving the protein MPHPVAEAPATAANTRGLDALFDPRGVAILGASSDPTKIGGRPLRFIKESGYTGGIYPINPKSDEVQGVKAYASIEDVDGVVDLAVIALPAKHVLSSVESCGKQGVKVVTIFSAGFAEMGAEGLALQGQVLEIAGRYGMRVLGPNCIGSMNAANGAVGTFAASVGVPFAVEPLAKVALVSQSGAIASEWVVNGKQTGLNFDPWLSTGNEADIQLADVLAHLAADDSVEIIAAYLEGCRDGERLRQALAVAQENGKPVVVLKVGRSEVGATAAASHTASLVGSDQVFDALFDQYGVIRVDSMAELFDVCYALSVGKLPQGDRLGILTGSGGIGIIAADEAAEQGLQVPTPSQALQDELKAIWPPAGVGNPIDLTAQLMNDENLLPSFVDACLKDGAFDSIVMGLTYMGLLEPWTDLVVRALRLAREAHPEAPIFATTLSTPEVKRAVEELDIPVFDDITKAVQIMGRVTDYALRRQRFEKSRAAEATQAPAASVPALPEVFTEVTAKAFIAEAGVPVAPEVVVSSAAAAAAAQERVGGPVVLKVVSPDIAHKTEVGGVVLGVATPEEAAEAHDRILESARRHEPDARIDGVLVAPMITDGIETILGVVDDPTFGPVVMFGLGGIFVEVLKDVTYRLAPFGLETAHEMIREIRGSAMLDGVRGAAPADVDALAGALVALSNVAAEHRSRFDSIEVNPFLVRPQGHGAAALDALITERVTP; this is encoded by the coding sequence GTGCCCCATCCTGTTGCCGAAGCTCCCGCCACGGCCGCCAATACCCGCGGCCTCGACGCGCTGTTCGACCCGCGCGGCGTGGCGATCCTGGGCGCCTCGTCCGACCCGACGAAGATCGGCGGCCGTCCGCTGCGCTTCATCAAGGAGTCCGGGTACACGGGCGGCATCTACCCGATCAACCCGAAGTCCGACGAGGTGCAGGGCGTCAAGGCCTACGCCTCGATCGAGGACGTCGACGGCGTCGTCGACCTCGCCGTGATCGCCCTCCCCGCCAAGCACGTCCTCAGTTCGGTGGAGTCCTGCGGCAAGCAGGGCGTCAAGGTCGTCACGATCTTCAGCGCCGGCTTCGCCGAGATGGGCGCCGAGGGTCTCGCCCTGCAGGGCCAGGTGCTCGAGATCGCCGGCCGTTACGGCATGCGCGTCCTCGGCCCGAACTGCATCGGCAGCATGAACGCGGCCAACGGTGCCGTCGGCACCTTCGCCGCCTCGGTGGGCGTGCCGTTCGCCGTCGAGCCGCTGGCCAAGGTCGCACTCGTCAGCCAGAGCGGCGCGATCGCCAGCGAGTGGGTCGTCAACGGCAAGCAGACGGGTCTGAACTTCGACCCGTGGCTGTCCACCGGCAACGAGGCCGACATCCAGCTGGCCGACGTGCTCGCGCACCTGGCCGCCGACGACTCCGTCGAGATCATCGCCGCCTACCTCGAGGGCTGCCGCGACGGCGAGCGGCTGCGCCAGGCCCTCGCGGTCGCGCAGGAGAACGGCAAGCCGGTCGTCGTCCTCAAGGTCGGCCGCTCCGAGGTCGGCGCCACCGCCGCCGCCTCGCACACCGCCTCGCTCGTCGGCTCCGACCAGGTCTTCGACGCGCTGTTCGATCAGTACGGCGTCATCCGCGTGGACTCCATGGCCGAGCTCTTCGACGTCTGCTACGCCCTCTCGGTGGGCAAGCTGCCCCAGGGCGACCGCCTCGGCATCCTCACCGGCTCGGGCGGCATCGGCATCATCGCCGCCGACGAGGCCGCCGAGCAGGGCCTCCAGGTGCCCACGCCGTCGCAGGCGCTGCAGGACGAGCTCAAGGCGATCTGGCCCCCGGCCGGCGTCGGCAACCCGATCGACCTCACCGCGCAGCTGATGAACGACGAGAACCTGCTGCCGTCGTTCGTCGACGCCTGCCTCAAGGACGGCGCGTTCGACTCCATCGTCATGGGCCTGACCTACATGGGGCTGCTCGAGCCGTGGACCGACCTCGTCGTCCGCGCGCTGAGGCTGGCCCGCGAGGCGCACCCCGAGGCGCCGATCTTCGCCACCACGCTCTCGACCCCCGAGGTCAAGCGCGCCGTCGAGGAGCTGGACATTCCCGTCTTCGACGACATCACCAAGGCCGTCCAGATCATGGGCCGCGTCACGGACTACGCGCTGCGGCGCCAGCGCTTCGAGAAGTCGCGTGCCGCCGAGGCCACGCAGGCCCCGGCAGCGTCCGTCCCCGCGCTGCCCGAGGTCTTCACCGAGGTCACCGCCAAGGCGTTCATCGCCGAGGCCGGCGTGCCCGTGGCCCCCGAGGTCGTCGTGTCGTCGGCCGCCGCGGCCGCCGCGGCGCAGGAGCGCGTCGGCGGTCCCGTGGTGCTCAAGGTGGTCTCGCCCGACATCGCGCACAAGACCGAGGTCGGCGGCGTCGTCCTCGGCGTGGCCACCCCCGAGGAGGCCGCGGAGGCGCACGACCGGATCCTCGAGTCGGCCCGCCGCCACGAGCCCGACGCCCGCATCGACGGCGTGCTCGTCGCGCCGATGATCACCGACGGCATCGAGACGATCCTGGGCGTCGTCGACGACCCCACGTTCGGCCCGGTCGTCATGTTCGGGCTCGGCGGCATCTTCGTCGAGGTCCTCAAGGACGTCACCTACCGACTCGCCCCGTTCGGTCTGGAGACCGCACACGAGATGATCCGCGAGATCCGCGGCTCGGCGATGCTCGACGGCGTGCGGGGCGCGGCCCCGGCCGACGTCGACGCGCTGGCGGGCGCTCTCGTCGCCCTCTCGAACGTGGCCGCGGAACACCGCAGCCGCTTCGACAGCATCGAGGTCAACCCCTTCCTCGTGCGTCCGCAGGGCCACGGCGCTGCAGCCCTCGACGCCCTCATCACCGAGCGCGTCACCCCCTGA
- a CDS encoding MaoC family dehydratase: MEVESMRVFSGPEELQAAVGEEIGVSEWLEITQERVNLFADATGDHQWIHTDPEAAAEGPFGTTIAHGYLTLSLMVPFMLEVYRVENRKHAVNYGLNKVRFTSPVPVGSRLRGRLTLANAEEVKGGGLQLTWAATIEREGEDRPACIAENITRVYF; this comes from the coding sequence ATGGAGGTCGAGTCAATGCGCGTGTTCTCAGGTCCCGAGGAGCTCCAGGCAGCGGTCGGTGAGGAGATCGGCGTCAGCGAGTGGCTCGAGATCACGCAGGAGCGCGTGAACCTCTTCGCCGACGCGACCGGCGACCACCAGTGGATCCACACCGATCCCGAGGCCGCGGCCGAGGGCCCGTTCGGCACGACGATCGCGCACGGCTACCTGACGCTCAGCCTCATGGTTCCGTTCATGCTCGAGGTCTACCGCGTCGAGAACCGCAAGCACGCGGTCAACTACGGCCTCAACAAGGTCCGCTTCACCTCGCCCGTCCCCGTGGGCTCGCGCCTGCGCGGCCGCCTCACGCTGGCGAACGCCGAGGAGGTCAAGGGCGGCGGGCTCCAGCTGACCTGGGCCGCCACGATCGAGCGCGAGGGCGAGGACCGCCCGGCCTGCATCGCCGAGAACATCACCCGCGTCTACTTCTGA
- a CDS encoding tripartite tricarboxylate transporter TctB family protein translates to MTDMTEEQAAVPESPPATTRGTGWLASKVPLVVAIAIAVVFHLQTSEMEVGTLTEPGPGYWPRVLIVSIIVVSLLGFVMDMSDGIETFELGATARVLGGFATLVVFTLMFEQTGSILAGFAFLMLWLKGLNGESWRMSLAIAVVAPLASYLLFVTALGVRLPEDIVASLWGGR, encoded by the coding sequence ATGACCGACATGACCGAAGAGCAGGCCGCGGTGCCCGAGAGCCCTCCCGCGACCACGCGCGGCACCGGCTGGCTCGCCTCCAAGGTGCCGCTGGTGGTCGCCATCGCGATCGCGGTGGTCTTCCACCTGCAGACCAGTGAGATGGAGGTCGGCACGCTCACCGAGCCCGGCCCCGGCTACTGGCCCCGCGTGCTGATCGTCAGCATCATCGTCGTCTCGCTGCTCGGCTTCGTGATGGACATGAGCGACGGGATCGAGACGTTCGAGCTCGGCGCCACGGCACGCGTGCTCGGGGGCTTCGCGACGCTCGTCGTCTTCACGCTGATGTTCGAGCAGACCGGCTCGATCCTGGCGGGCTTCGCCTTCCTCATGCTCTGGCTCAAGGGCCTCAACGGCGAGAGCTGGCGCATGTCGCTGGCGATCGCCGTCGTCGCGCCGCTGGCCAGCTACCTGCTCTTCGTCACCGCGCTCGGCGTCCGCCTGCCCGAGGACATCGTCGCCAGCCTGTGGGGAGGTCGCTGA
- a CDS encoding acyl-CoA dehydrogenase family protein produces MKIAFEPEQQDLATSFDQAVAAEVDVEALRALWTTETGRSEKLRATIAQLGLTTILVPEEFEGYGGTLVDLALVLERMGYHAVPDALVESLVTAPVALTVAGSPEQQAAWLPRLADGSATATVALRGLASVPDAHVSDVLIFRDGDELKLVETSACELTPLRSMDPSRRQFAVTLPEGAAQVLPGGGVETVLAHEAAASASVLIGLSRRMLDETVAYAKVREQFGRVIGSFQAVKHQLADAVAKVELAAFAVHAAAAKVADGAPDALTAALAARIVAVEAEFEANRASLQLHGGIGFTWEHHLQLWLKRGKALEQAHGGLTELTAALGRATIDSAKATA; encoded by the coding sequence ATGAAGATCGCATTCGAACCCGAGCAGCAGGACCTCGCGACGTCGTTCGACCAGGCCGTGGCGGCCGAGGTCGACGTCGAGGCCCTGCGGGCGCTGTGGACCACCGAGACCGGTCGCTCGGAGAAGCTCCGCGCGACGATCGCGCAGCTCGGCCTGACCACGATCCTCGTGCCCGAGGAGTTCGAGGGCTACGGCGGCACGCTCGTCGACCTCGCCCTCGTGCTGGAGCGCATGGGCTACCACGCGGTGCCGGACGCGCTGGTCGAGTCGCTCGTCACCGCGCCGGTCGCGCTGACGGTCGCGGGCTCACCCGAGCAGCAGGCCGCGTGGCTGCCCAGGCTGGCCGACGGCTCGGCCACGGCGACGGTCGCGCTGCGTGGACTGGCCTCGGTGCCGGACGCGCACGTCAGCGACGTGCTGATCTTCCGCGACGGCGACGAGCTCAAGCTGGTCGAGACGTCCGCGTGCGAGCTGACGCCGCTGCGTTCGATGGACCCGTCTCGCCGGCAATTCGCGGTGACCTTGCCCGAGGGCGCGGCCCAGGTGCTGCCCGGTGGCGGCGTCGAGACGGTCCTCGCCCACGAGGCCGCGGCGTCGGCGAGCGTCCTGATCGGCCTCAGCCGCCGGATGCTCGACGAGACCGTCGCCTACGCGAAGGTGCGCGAGCAGTTCGGTCGCGTCATCGGCTCGTTCCAGGCCGTGAAGCACCAGCTGGCCGACGCGGTCGCGAAGGTCGAGCTGGCCGCGTTCGCGGTGCACGCCGCCGCGGCGAAGGTGGCCGACGGTGCGCCCGACGCGCTCACCGCCGCTCTGGCCGCCCGCATCGTGGCGGTCGAGGCCGAGTTCGAGGCCAACCGCGCCTCGCTCCAGCTGCACGGCGGCATCGGCTTCACGTGGGAGCACCACCTGCAGCTGTGGCTCAAGCGCGGCAAGGCGCTCGAGCAGGCCCACGGCGGCCTCACCGAGCTCACCGCGGCCCTCGGCCGCGCCACCATCGACTCCGCGAAGGCCACCGCATGA